TGCTGGCCGTCGCCCTCGGGCAGGGTGGCGCTGGGCGAGTAGGGCACCTTGCGCAGCAGCTCGAGGTAGAGGTCGATCACCCGCGCCAGGGCGGTTTCGTCCAGCGCCAGGCGGGTGGTGGAGAGCAGCGCCAGGGCGACCAGGTTCACCGGGTTGATCGCGGCGGCGTCGTTGAGGTGGCGGGCGACGTCGCGGGCCAGGTGGTTGGTGGTGTCCGACAGCCAGGCCGGGCGGTATTCCGGGCCCAGCGCCTGCTGGCGCCAGTCCGGCTGCTGCTGGTCGAGGAAGCGGTCGAGGTGGATCGGCTCGCCGAAGTTCACCCAGACCTGGCCGAAGCGCTGCTTCAGCGCGCCGATGACCTTGAAGATGTCGAAGATCGACTCCTTCTTCTTCGCCGCCCCGCGCAGCTCGCCCAGGTAGGTGCGGCCTTCGAGTACGCGCTCGTAGCCGATGTATACCGGGACGAAGACGATGGGCCGGCGCGAGTCGCGCAGGAAGCTGCGCAGGGTGATCGCCAGCATGCCGGTGCGCGGGTGCAGCATGCGCCCGGTGCGCGAGCGGCCGCCTTCGACGAAGTACTCGGTGGAGAAACCGCGGCTGAACAGGGTGTGCAGGTATTCGTTGAACACCGCGGTGTACAGCTGGTTGCCCTTGAAGCTGCGGCGCATGAAGAAGGCGCCGCCACGGCGCAGGATGGAGCCGACGATGGGCATGTTGAGGTTGATGCCGGCGGCGATGTGCGGCGGGGTCAGGCCGTTGCGGAACAGCAGGTAGGACAGCAGCAGGTAGTCGATGTGGCTGCGGTGGCAGGGCACGTAGACGATCTCGTGGCCCTGGGCGACGTCCTGCACGCGCTCGATGTGGTTGACCTTCACGCCCTCGTAGAGCTTGTTCCAGAACCAGGTCAGGGTCACTTCGAGGAAGCGGATCACCGGGTAGGAGACGTCGGCGGCGATCTCGTTGGCGTAGCGCAGCGCGGTGGCCTCGGCCTTCTCCTGGGAAATCTTCTGGGCCTCGCACTCTTCCTGGATCGCCTGGCGCACCAGCGGCGCGCGCAGCAGGCCCTTGACCAGGGTACGGCGGTGGGAGAGGTCCGGGCCGATCACCGCGGTCTTCTGGTTGCGGAAATGCACCCGCAGGATGCGTTGCACCATGCGCAGGGTGCGCGCATGGCCTTTGTCCTGCTCGACCAGTTCGCGCAGGTGGATGGGCGCGGAGAACTGCACGCGGGTCTTGCGGCCGAGGATGAGGATGCGCGCCAGTTTGCGCAGGCGCCCGGTGACGGCCCAGTTGTCGGCGAACAGCAGTTTCCAGGCGCTTTTTTCGCTGTCCGGCGATTGCCCCCAGAACACGCTGACCGGGACGATCTGCGCGTCGTCGATACCGTTCTGGCCGATGGCGCCGAGCATGCGCACCAGCGCCGGCGGCGCGCCGCGCTTGTCCTGGCGGCCGAGCCAGTCGGGCTCCGGCGTCAGGTAGAAGAAGGCCGCCGGCTCGATGGATTCACCCACTGTCACCGGCATCACCGGCCGCGGCAGGCCGGCCTTGCGGCATTCGCTGTCCACCACCGCGAGGTCGGTTACCGAGGGTTGCTGCAGGACGTAGAGGACCGGCTTGCTGCGGTCGATCTTCAGGCTGAAGGCCGACTGGTTGATGGTTTCCGAGCGCACCCAGAGGTACAGCAGGCGGCGCAGGGCACCAAAGCCGAAGCGGCGGAACGGGTAACGTGGCATACAGGCCCTATGGCTGGCAGAAGTAAAACGAGCGATTGCTCAGGGGCGCTAGTGTGCCGGATCAGGGGGCGTGCGGCAAAGCCGTGGGCGCTTGGTCGGAGCCGGGCTGACGCCCCGTCGGCAGGGGCTATCCTGCTTGATCAGGGTTCCATTCGATGGAGGTGGAGCGATGCGTACCGTTACCTGGGGATGTCTGCTGGTGCTGGTCTGCGCGACGCCGGCCGGGGCTCAGTCGGTGATGCCGCTCAATGGCCAGAGCAGCCAGCAGATGCAGCAGGACATGGACTACTGCAACGGGGTTGCCGCCAACGCCGCGAGCAGCGCCGGCACGTCCAGCCCGCATGTCGGCGGACGCGTGCGCGGCGCGGCAGCCGGGGCGGCGGCGGGTGCGGTCGGCGCCGAGGTGCGTGGGCGGCAGCATGACGAGGTCTACGACCGGGTCAGCGACGATACCAAGCAGCAGTACCGGCAGAACCGCGCCGGTGAAGTCGCCGCTGCCGGCGCGGTGGCCGGCGGTATGCGCCAGCGCCAGGAGCGTCGCCAGGGCCGCCGCGATCAGCAGAGCGCGCAGAGTTCGGCCAGCGCCACCGCCTACAGCAGTTGCCTGCAGGGACGCGGCTACCAGGTCAGTCCCTGACGCTTCGCGGCTGCCCGTGCCGGGTCGGCCGCAGCGTTGGTGATGGCGGCGTGCCTTGTAATCTTTGGTAAGGCACGTTGCCTTGCATTGCCCCGCCGTGCATTCCTATAGTCCCGCTGCCATTTGGAGAGCCCGTCTCCCTCCAGCGTTTCCGCGTACCGGGACGGGCGCACGGTGAGAGACCATGATCGAAATAACAAGACTCACGAAACGCTTCGGCCCGTACACGGCGGTCGATGATCTGTCGCTGCGCGTGGCGCAGGGCGAGGTGCTGGGGTTCCTCGGCCCCAACGGCGCCGGCAAGTCCACCACCATGAAGATGCTGACCGGCTTCCTCGCGCCGACTTCCGGCACCGCGAGCATCTTCGGCCACGACATCCTCACCCAAACGCTCGAGGCGCAGCGGCAGATCGGCTACCTGCCCGAAGGGGCGCCCTGCTATGGCGACATGAGGGTCCGCGCCTTTCTCGAGTTCATCGCCGAGGTCCGTGGCTTCCGTGGCGCACAGAAGCGCGAGCGGGTCGGCCGGGTGGTCGAGCAACTGGAACTGGAGCAGGTCCGCGAGCAGTCCATCGAAACCCTGTCCAAAGGCTTCAAACGCCGCGTCGGCGTGGCTCAGGCGATCCTCCATGATCCCCAGGTGCTGATCCTCGACGAGCCTACCGACGGCCTCGACCCGAACCAGAAGCACCAGGTGCGCGAGCTGATCCGCCGCCTGGCCTGCGGGCGCATCATCATCATTTCCACGCACATCCTCGAAGAGGTCACGGCGGTCTGCACCCGCGCCGTGGTGATCGCCAATGGCCGGCTGGTGGCCGACGGCACGCCGCTGACGCTGGAAAGCCGCTCGCGCTACCACCAGGCGGTGACGCTGGTGGCCGAAGGCGCGCTGGACCACGCCGCGCTGGCGGCGCTGCCGGGCGTCGCCGGGCTGGAAGAGAACACCGTGGACGGCATCCTGACCGTGCTGGCGCAGCCGGGGCAGGTGATCTTCCCGCAGGTCAATGCGTTGATCGCCGAGCGCGGCTGGCACATCCGCGAGCTGGGTGTCGAGCGCGGCCGCCTCGACGAAGTGTTCCGCAGCCTGACCCGAGGGGAGGCGGCATGAAGCAGTTGCCGGTCATCTTCAGGCGCGAGCTGGCGAGCTATTTCGCCACGCCGCTGGCCTACGTGTTCATCGTCATTTTCCTTGTGCTATCGGGCGTTTTCACCTTCTACCTGGGCAGTTTCTACGAGCGGAACCAGGCTGATCTGAACGCCTTCTTCAACTTCCACCCCTGGCTCTATCTGTTCCTGATTCCGGCCATCGCCATGCGCCTGTGGGCGGAGGAACGCAAGTCGGGGACCATCGAATTGCTGATGACCCTGCCGATCACCCGCGCCGAGGCGGTGACCGGCAAGTTCCTCGCCGCCTGGGCCTTCGCCGGGCTGGCGCTGCTGCTGACCTTCCCGATGGTGATCACCGTCAATTACCTGGGCGAGCCGGACAACGGCGCGATACTCGCCGGCTACCTGGGCAGCTGGCTGCTGGCCGGGGCCTACCTGGCAATTGGCTCGTGCATGTCGGCGCTGGCGAAGAACCAGGTGATCGCCTTCATCCTCGCGGTGGTGGTGTGCTTCATCTTCATCGCCAGTGGCTTCCCGCTGGTGCTGGACGCCTTCAGTACCTGGGCGCCGCAGTGGTTGCTCGATGCGGTGGCCTCGCTGAGTTTCCTCACTCGCTTCGACGCCATCGGCAAGGGCGTGATCGACCTGCGCGACCTGCTGTACTTCGCCAGCCTGATCGCCGCCTGGCTGGCCGCCACCGCGGTGGTGGTCGACCTGAAGAAAGCCGACTGAGGACGCCCAGATGAAAAAGATGATGCTTTCCGGGGCCGGACTCGTGGTGATCGCGCTGCTGTTCCTGGCGTTCAACATGCTCTCCGGCCTGTTGTTCACCGGCGCGCGGCTGGACCTGACGCAACAGAAGCTCTACACCATCTCCGACGGAACGAGGCAGATCCTCGGCTCGCTCAAGGAGCCGGTGAACCTGTACTTCTTCTACTCCGACAAAGGCAGCCGCGACCTGGTCCCGCTGCGCAACTACGCCAAGCGCGTCGAGGAACTGCTCAAGGCCTACGAGCGCCAGGCCGACGGCAGGATCCGCCTGCACCTGATCGACCCGCAGCCGTTCTCCGAGGACGAGGACAAGGCCACCGAGTTCGGATTGCAGGGCGTGCCGCTGCCGGGTGGCGGCGATTCGCTGTACTTCGGCCTGGCCGGCACCAATGCGCTGGACGATGTGCAGGTGATCCCGTTCTTCCAGCCGGACCAGGAGCAGTTCCTCGAGTACGACGTCAGCCGCCTGATCCAGGGGCTGGCGCAACCCAAACGGCCGGTGGTGGGATTGATCTCGACGCTGAACCTGAACGGTGGCTTCGACATGCAGACCCAGCAGCCCACCTCGCCGTGGATGTTGCTGGAGGAAGTGCGCCAGCAGTTCGACCTGAAGAGCCTGAAGACGGACGTCGACCGCATTCCCGACGACGTCAGCGTGCTGATGCTGGTGCACCCCAAGCAACTGCCGCAGCAGACGCTCTACGCCATCGACCAGTTCGTCCTGCGCGGCGGCAAACTGCTGGTGTTCGTCGATCCCTACAGCGAGGCGGACAAGGCCTCGCCGATGGCGGTACTGGAAGGGGTCGGTGAACCGGCGTCGGATCTCGAACCGCTGTTCAAGGCCTGGGGTGTGCAACTGTTGCCGGGCCAGGTGCTGGGCGACGGCCGCTACGCCATGAACGTAGGTATGGGCCAGGGCCAGCGTACGACGCACCATCCGGCCTGGCTGAACCTGGACAGACGCGCGCTGGACCCGGATGACGTCACCACCGCCGGGCTGAGCAGCATCACCCTGGCCACGGCCGGCATCCTCAAGCCGCTGGACGGCGCGAAGACCCGCTTCACCCCGCTGCTGAGCAGTTCCACCTACGCCATGCCGTTCGAGGCGCGACTGTTCGTCAACCTGCAGGACCCCGGCGCGCTGATGCGCGAACTCAAGCCAAGCGGCGAGCGCTACACCCTCGCCGCACGCATCCAGGGACCGGCGCAGAGCGCGTTCCCGCAGGGCATCGAGGGGCACAAGGACGGACTCGCGAGCGCGGAGAACATCAATGTGATTGCCGTGGCCGACACCGACCTGCTCACCGACCGCCTGTGGGTACAGGTGCAGGACTTCTTCGGCGAGCGCGTGCCGCAGCCCTGGGCGGACAACGCCAACTACGTGATCAACACCCTGGACAACCTGACCGGTTCCGACGCCTTGATCAGCGTGCGCTCGCGCGGTCGCTTCAGCCGACCGTTCAGCGTGGTCGACGACCTGCAGCGCCAGGCCGAATCGCACTTCCGCGAGAAGGAGGATGCACTCAAGCAGCGCCTGGCCGAGACCGAGCAGAAGCTGGCCGCGCTGCAGAACCAGGACCCGAGCAAGGTCACCGAACTGACGCCGGAACAGCAGCATGCCGTGCAACAGTTCATCCAGGAACGCGTGCGCATCCGCAAGGAGCTGCGCGAGGTGCAGTTTCAGCTCAATGCCGATATCGACGCCCTCGGCACGCGCCTGAAAGTCATCAACATCGCCCTGGTGCCGGTGCTGCTGACGGTCGGCGTACTCGCCCTGTGGTTATGGCGCCGCCGGCGCCGGCACGGCTGAGGAGATCGTCATGCAGCGCAAGAGCCTGTTATTGCTGGTAGTGCTGGTGATGGCCCTCGGCGGCCTGTTCTTCTGGCTGCAGCGCGGGCCCGAACCCTTGCCGGTAGAAGACACCCACTACCTGCCGGGGCTCGACCCGCAGCAGGTCAGCGGCGTGCGTATCGAACGTCCCGGCCAGCCGCCGATCCAGGTGGCGCGCAAGGACGGCGGCTGGGTGATGCCGGCGAAGGAAGACTACCGGGCGGCGGGACGCCTGATCGGCGACCTGCTGCAGGACCTGGCGCAGGCGCGCAAGGTCGAGCCCAAGACACGCGATCCGGCCAACTTCGCCCGACTCGGGCTGGCGGAGAAGGGCGAGGGCGCCGCCGTGCGCCTGACCCTGGAGCGGGTCTCCGGCGCCCCCATCGACGTGCTGCTGGGCAAGAACGCGCAGCAGGGCGGCCGCCTGGTGCGCCAGCCGGGAGACGACCAGGTCTGGCTGATCGATCAGTTCCTGAACCTGCCCCCCGACGAACTGGACTGGCTGGACCGGCGGGTGACCCGTATTGCCTTCGAGGACATCGCCGAAGTCTCGGTGCACTACCCCAAGGGTGAGACCTTGACGGTCTACCGCGACAAGCCCGGCGAACCCAACCTGCGGGTGCGTCAGTTGCCCAAGGACGCGCGGCTGCCCGATGAGGCGGCGGCGAACGGAATGGCGCTGCCGTTCGGCAACCTGCTGTTCAACGAGGCTGCGCCGTTGGATCAGGTGCAGTTCAAGGGCCCGCCGCAGCTTTCGCTGACGCTGAAGACGCTCGACGGCGGGCGGCTCTCGGCCCATCTGCAGCGCCAGGGCGGGCAGCCGTGGTTGCTGCTGGATCGGGTGGAAGGCTTTGCCGAGGGACAGGTCCTGGCGCGCAGCGACTGGGCCTATCGCATCGAACCGGAGCAGGCCGGTGCGCTGGCGCGACGTCTGGAGGATATGCAGGGACGCAAACCCTGATTGGGAAACAGGCGCCGGGTGTTGCGAAAACGCCCGGAACTATCGTGCAAAGTTGTGAGCGAGTCCAAGTTCGAAACACTTTCGTTACGCAGGGTAACGAGCCCCAAAATGGCCCTGCAGGCCCCGAAAAATGGCACTTTGGCCTGTTTGGTCATAGGGCCGCGGAGTTGATGAAAAAGTGCTTTCCAGCTGTAACTTTTGGTTTATATACTCGGGATCGCGGTCGCCTGCGGGCGTTATTCGAATTGCCTTCCAACGCGGCTCTGGCCCAGGTCGGATGATGAGGAAAACGTTCTGCCGGACGAACCGTTGAAGTCCTCATTTCGGGGGCCACCCAAAAATAATAGGCAAGTTGGAGAGTGTGGTAATGGCTGATCGTGAGGTCGGAACCGTCAAGTGGTTCAATGACGCCAAAGGTTATGGATTCATTCAACGCGATAGCGGTCCGGACGTTTTCGTTCACTACCGTGCCATTCGTGGCGATGGTCACCGCTCCCTGGTCGAAGGCCAGAAAGTGGAGTTCTCGGTGATCCAGGGTCAGAAAGGCCTCCAGGCGGAAGACGTCGCCAAGGTCTGAGCCCCCGAAGACAAAGGCCCGTCCAATGGATGGGCCTTTGTTTTTCAAGCCTTGCCCGGGTCGGGTTCAGCTCGTGCGCCAGGTAATCTCTTCGACGCCCGCGGTGGTCACCTTCAGCCAGCGGTCCGCGTCCTCCTCGCCCTGATCCTCGCTCCAGCCGCCCGGTGCGCAGCGTACTTCCACCTCCAGCGCGGCGCAGGCATCGCGGGCGCAGGCGACGTCGTCGTCCCACGGCGTGGCGTCGCTGTCCAGGAACAGGCTGTTCCACTTGCCCACGGCTTTCGGCAGCCAGGTAACCGGGATGCTGCCGGCGGTGCACTTGAGCGTCTCGCCCTGGGCGCGCCATTCGGAGCGGGGGCCAAGGGCCTTTTCCAGCCAGGCGCCGACGGCGGCCTGGTCGGCATCCTTGAGGTAGATCTCGATATCCGGTTGGCGCATGGCGTCCTCGTCAGGGTTCTTGGCGTTCCAGCCAATCGTAGCGTACCGCGACCGTCACCTCGAAAGGCTCGGCGAGGATGCGCTCGCGCCGTTCGGGGTTGACCCGCCAGCCGTGGGGTGTCATCGCCAGCAGGTGTTCGCGGGCTTCACGGGTGTGCAGCGGCAGCTTGAAGCTCAGCTGTTCGCTGTGTGCCAGCTTCAGTTCTTCGGGCAAGTCGGCGAGGTGCTTGTCTTCGACGTACTCGCGGACTTCGTCGTACAGGCGCTGACGCAGTTCCAGCAGGTGATCGCGCGCCGGACCCAGACGCAGCACGCCGCCGCCTGGAGTGAGCAGGCGTGCCGCTTCCTTCCAGTCGATCGGGCTGAACACGCTGGCCAGCAACTGGCAGGAGGCATCGGCCAGCGGCACGCGGGCCATGCTGGCGACCATCCAGGTCAGTTGCGGGGCGCGGCGGCAGGCGCGTTTGACGGCCTCGCGGGAAATGTCCAGTGCATAGCCGTCGGCCTCGGGAAGAGCTTCGCCCAGTTGCGCGGTGTAGTAGCCCTCGCCGCAACCGATATCCAGCCAGCGGCCCGGTGCGCGCTCGGTGGCCAGTCCGGCCAGTCGTCCGGCCAGCGGCGCGTAGTGGCCGGCGCCGAGGAAGTGCCGGCGTGCCTCGACCATCGCTGCGTTGTCACCCGGATCGAGACTCTTCTTGTGCTGTACCGGCAGCAGGTTCAGATAGCCCTGGCGGGCGCGGTCGAAACGGTGGCCGGCGGGGCAGGCCACGCCATTGTCGACGGTACTGAGCGCCTCGCGGCACAGCGGACAGATCAGCATTCCTTTTTCCCCAGCGGCTGCGGCAGGTCGCTGCGCAGCACGGTCGGCAGCGAACGGCGACGCTGGGCGATCTGGTACACGCGCAGGGCGTAGCGGCGCTCGGCGGCAGGCGTGGGCGGCGGGGTGTCGGGCTGGATGGCGCCCAGGCAGAAGCCTTTGTTGGTTCCACTCATGCCAGCAGTCGCACCAGGGTCTGGTAGTAGATTTCGGTCAGCACATCGAGGTCGCTGGCCAGTACGCGTTCGTCCACCTGGTGGATGGTGGCGTTCACCGGCCCGAGCTCGACCACCTGGGTGCCCATCGTGGCGATGAAGCGGCCGTCGGAAGTGCCGCCCGAGGTCGAGGGGGTGGTCTCGCGGCCCGTGACGGCAAGAATCGCGGCGGCCACGCCGTCGAGCAGCTCACCCGGTTGGGTGAGGAACGGCAGGCCGGACAGCGCCCAGTCGATGTGCCAGTCCAGGCCGTGCTTGTCGAGGATGGCGGCGACGCGCTGCTGCAGGCCTTCCACGGTGGATTCGGTGGAGAAGCGGAAGTTGAAGATCACCTTCAGTTCGCCCGGGATCACGTTGGTCGCGCCGGTGCCGCCGTTGATGTTGGAGATCTGGAAGCTGGTCGGCGGGAAGTAGTCGTTGCCGTTGTCCCAGTGCTCGGCAGCCAGCTCCGCCAGGGCCGGGGCGGCGAGATGGATCGGGTTCTTCGCCAGGTGCGGGTAGGCCACGTGGCCCTGCTTGCCACGCACGCTAAGGGTGGCGCCCAGGGAGCCACGGCGACCGTTCTTCACCACGTCGCCGACCAGGGTGGTGCTGGAGGGTTCGCCGACGATGCACCAGTCCAGGCGCTCGTTGCGCGCCTTCAGGCGCTCGACCACGGCCTTGGTGCCGTGATAGGCCGGGCCTTCCTCGTCGCTGGTGATCAGGTAGGCGATGCTGCCGCGATGGTCCGGGTGGTCGGCGACGAAGCGCTCGGTGGCGATGATCATCGACGCCAGGCTGCCTTTCATGTCCGCAGCTCCTCGGCCGCAGAGCATGCCGTCGGCGTCGATCAGGGCGTCGAACGGCTGGTGCTGCCAGGCCTGTTCGGGGCCGGTGGGGACCACGTCGGTGTGGCCGGCGAAGCACAGCACCGGGCCGTTGGCGCCGTCGCGGCCCTGGCGCAGGGCCCAGAAGTTGTCCACTTCCTCGATGCGCATGGGCTCCAGGGCGAAGCCGCAGGCGTCCAGGCGCTGCATCATCAACTGCTGGCAGTCGGCATCGACCGGTGTGACGGAGGGACGGCGAATCAGCTCGCAGGCGAGGGCCAGTGTCGGCGAGAGGGACATGAGGGGCATCCTGGGGGTGGAACGGAAAAAGGCGCCCATCTTAAAGCAAAAACGCCGGCGTTTGGCCGGCGTTGCTACGAGGAGATGGACGGTGACGGCCTTGGTAGGAGCGAGCCAGCTCGCTCCTACAAGGTTCAGCGGGCTGGCGCGGCGTCCGCGGCCGGCGCCGGCTGCGGCCCTGGCGCCGACGACAGCAGCGCCATCACCAGTGCGGCGAGGTAGGGCAGGGACTGCACCAGCAGCATGGACACCCAGAACATCATGTCCCGGCTCGGTACGCCCTGCACCAGCACGATGCCCAGCGCCGCGCCCCACAGCAGCAGCATGATGAAGACTTCCTCCCGCGCCTCGGCGAGGGCTACGAGGATGCCGTGGTTGGAGGCCATCTTCGGCGTGCGGAAGAACGGGATGGTCTTGGTGAACGCCCCGTAGAGCACCGCCTTGGCGATGGTGTGCGACAGGGCCAGACCGGCCACGGCCGCCTGGAACGAGCGCAGCAGGTTCACGCCCACCGCGCGGCGGTAGAGGAACATGATCTTGCCGAACTTGAAGAAGAACAGCGCCAGCGGCGGGATGGCGAAGATCAGCAGCGGCGGGTCGACCCGCTTGGGCACGATGATCATCGCCGAGGACCAGAGCAGCGCACCGACGGTGAAGAAGATGTTCATGCCATCGGCGATCCACGGCAGCCAGCCGGCGATGAAGTGGTAGCGCTGGCCGAGGGTGAGCTTGCTGTCTTTGCCCTGGAACAGGGCGCGGGCGTGGCCCTTCATGATCTGGATGGCGCCGTAGGCCCAGCGGAAGCGCTGCTTCTTGTAGTCGATGAAGGTATCCGGCATCAGCCCCTTGCCGAAACTCTGGTGCGAGTAGGCGGCCGAATAGCCTTTCTCGAACACTCGCAGGCCCAGCTCGGCGTCCTCGCAGATGGTCCAGTCGGCCCACTTCAGCTCGTCCATCACGGTACGGCGGATCATGGTCATGGTGCCGTGCTGGATGATCGCGTCGCGGTCGTTGCGGGTGACCATGCCGATGTGGAAGAAGCCCTTGTACTCGGCGTAGCAGAGCTTCTTGAAGACGTTCTCCTCGCCGTCGCGATAGTCCTGCGGCGATTGCACCACGGCGATCTTCGGATCACTGAAGTGCGGCACCATCTGCTTGAGCCAGTTCGGCTCGACGCAGTAGTCGGCGTCGATCACCGCGACGACTTCGGCGTCCGGCGCGGTGTGCGGCAGGATGTAGTTCAGCGCGCCGCCCTTGAAGCCGGCCAGCGGCGCGACGTGGAAGAAGCGGAAGCGCGGGCCGAGCACTTCGCAGTAGTCGCGCACCGGTTCCCAGACGGCCGGGTCCTTGGTGTTGTTGTCGATGATCAGGACTTCGTAGTCCGGGTAATCGAGCTTGGCCAGGGCATCCAGGGTCTTCTTCAGCATCTCCGGCGGCTCGTTGTAGCACGGCACGTGCACCGAGACCTTGGGGCGATAGCTGGTGTCGGTCAGCACCGGGTCGAACGGCCGGCGGCGCTTGCGCACCCAGACGGTCTCGGCTAGTTCGTGGGCCTCGGTGAGCAGGACGATGAACACGCCCAGCGCGCCGATGCCCAGCAGGCCGCCGACGGTCAGGCTGAACCAGGTGCTGTATTGCTGGCTGTAGTCGTAGGCGATCCATACCAGCACCGAGCCGCCGGCGAAGGCGACCACGGTGAGGAAGGTCCGCCCGCGCTGGCGCAGGGCGCTGCCGTCGATCATCAGCAGGGTCAGGGCGAGCAGTGCCATCACCACCGAGGCCACTGCCAGGGCGCGCCACTGCGGGATGTTCACCACCGGCCCCTCGAAGTTGAACTTGGGCTGGCGCTGGGCGTTGTAGACGCCCCAGTAGGCACCGACCGAACCTTCGTCACCGACTTTCCACGGCTGGTCGAAGGCCTCGACGACGAAGTAGTTGTAGCCCTTCTTGTTCAGTGCGTTGGTCAGCCGGCGCAGGTAGATGGCCTGGTCGGCGCCGGTGGCGTCGGCGCCGCCGCGCATGCGGCCATTGCTCGGCCAACCGACTTCGGCCAGCAGCAGCGGCTTGCGCGGGAACCTGGCGCGCAGCTCGCGGGCGCGGTCGAGGACGAACTGTACCGAGTCGTCCATCGGGGTGAACTCCCAGTAGGGCAGCACGTGGGCGGCGATCAGGTCGACATGCTTGGCCAGCTCCGGGTACTTCTCATAGATGTGCCACTGCTCGGCGGTGGTCACCGGCACCTTCACCGCCTTGCGTACGCGGTCCAGGTAGGCGGTCATCTGTTCGACCGTGACCTCGCGGCGGAACAGCGCCTCGTTGCCGACGATCACTCGCACCACGCTGCGCGAGTTGTTGGCGATCTCGATGCCGCGCTCGATCTCGGCTTCGTTCTCGGCCTCGTCCGGACCGATCCAGATGCCGAGGCTGACGCGCATACCGAGCTCCTCGGCCAGGCGCGGGATGTCGGCCAGCGAGCCTTTCACCGAATAGGTGCGGATGTTGTCGGTCTGTTTCGCCACCAGTTCCAGGTCCGAGCGGATCTCGTCGTCGCTGGGGAACTGGTTCTTCTGTGGATTCTGGTTCAGGCGAAAGGGCGAGAAGGAGAATCCGGAGATGCTTTCCGGCCAGGCGGGAACCGTGACGGGGCGGTTGTACAGGGCCCAGAAACCGGTGAAGAGTGCCGCGAGGGCGACGAAGACCA
This Pseudomonas sp. ATCC 13867 DNA region includes the following protein-coding sequences:
- a CDS encoding ABC transporter ATP-binding protein, with translation MIEITRLTKRFGPYTAVDDLSLRVAQGEVLGFLGPNGAGKSTTMKMLTGFLAPTSGTASIFGHDILTQTLEAQRQIGYLPEGAPCYGDMRVRAFLEFIAEVRGFRGAQKRERVGRVVEQLELEQVREQSIETLSKGFKRRVGVAQAILHDPQVLILDEPTDGLDPNQKHQVRELIRRLACGRIIIISTHILEEVTAVCTRAVVIANGRLVADGTPLTLESRSRYHQAVTLVAEGALDHAALAALPGVAGLEENTVDGILTVLAQPGQVIFPQVNALIAERGWHIRELGVERGRLDEVFRSLTRGEAA
- the plsB gene encoding glycerol-3-phosphate 1-O-acyltransferase PlsB; this encodes MPRYPFRRFGFGALRRLLYLWVRSETINQSAFSLKIDRSKPVLYVLQQPSVTDLAVVDSECRKAGLPRPVMPVTVGESIEPAAFFYLTPEPDWLGRQDKRGAPPALVRMLGAIGQNGIDDAQIVPVSVFWGQSPDSEKSAWKLLFADNWAVTGRLRKLARILILGRKTRVQFSAPIHLRELVEQDKGHARTLRMVQRILRVHFRNQKTAVIGPDLSHRRTLVKGLLRAPLVRQAIQEECEAQKISQEKAEATALRYANEIAADVSYPVIRFLEVTLTWFWNKLYEGVKVNHIERVQDVAQGHEIVYVPCHRSHIDYLLLSYLLFRNGLTPPHIAAGINLNMPIVGSILRRGGAFFMRRSFKGNQLYTAVFNEYLHTLFSRGFSTEYFVEGGRSRTGRMLHPRTGMLAITLRSFLRDSRRPIVFVPVYIGYERVLEGRTYLGELRGAAKKKESIFDIFKVIGALKQRFGQVWVNFGEPIHLDRFLDQQQPDWRQQALGPEYRPAWLSDTTNHLARDVARHLNDAAAINPVNLVALALLSTTRLALDETALARVIDLYLELLRKVPYSPSATLPEGDGQQLVEYVKSMNLLSEQKDALGRICYLDEQNAVLMTYYRNNVLHIFALPALIASFFQNSGRISREQLLRYTRALYPYLQAELFIRWNLDELDAVVDQWLQALVASELLKQENDTFIRPAPSSRQYVLLTLLARSIAQTLQRFYMAISLVLNAGQKQLSAEELENLCTVMAQRLSILHGLNAPEFFDKSLFRHFIQTLLDEDVLRKDEHGKLSYHELLGELAEGAAKRVLPAEIRLSIRQVALDRPSQEQSPSAEPPATQA
- a CDS encoding YMGG-like glycine zipper-containing protein, whose amino-acid sequence is MRTVTWGCLLVLVCATPAGAQSVMPLNGQSSQQMQQDMDYCNGVAANAASSAGTSSPHVGGRVRGAAAGAAAGAVGAEVRGRQHDEVYDRVSDDTKQQYRQNRAGEVAAAGAVAGGMRQRQERRQGRRDQQSAQSSASATAYSSCLQGRGYQVSP
- a CDS encoding cold-shock protein; amino-acid sequence: MADREVGTVKWFNDAKGYGFIQRDSGPDVFVHYRAIRGDGHRSLVEGQKVEFSVIQGQKGLQAEDVAKV
- a CDS encoding GldG family protein → MKKMMLSGAGLVVIALLFLAFNMLSGLLFTGARLDLTQQKLYTISDGTRQILGSLKEPVNLYFFYSDKGSRDLVPLRNYAKRVEELLKAYERQADGRIRLHLIDPQPFSEDEDKATEFGLQGVPLPGGGDSLYFGLAGTNALDDVQVIPFFQPDQEQFLEYDVSRLIQGLAQPKRPVVGLISTLNLNGGFDMQTQQPTSPWMLLEEVRQQFDLKSLKTDVDRIPDDVSVLMLVHPKQLPQQTLYAIDQFVLRGGKLLVFVDPYSEADKASPMAVLEGVGEPASDLEPLFKAWGVQLLPGQVLGDGRYAMNVGMGQGQRTTHHPAWLNLDRRALDPDDVTTAGLSSITLATAGILKPLDGAKTRFTPLLSSSTYAMPFEARLFVNLQDPGALMRELKPSGERYTLAARIQGPAQSAFPQGIEGHKDGLASAENINVIAVADTDLLTDRLWVQVQDFFGERVPQPWADNANYVINTLDNLTGSDALISVRSRGRFSRPFSVVDDLQRQAESHFREKEDALKQRLAETEQKLAALQNQDPSKVTELTPEQQHAVQQFIQERVRIRKELREVQFQLNADIDALGTRLKVINIALVPVLLTVGVLALWLWRRRRRHG
- a CDS encoding ABC transporter permease subunit, with amino-acid sequence MKQLPVIFRRELASYFATPLAYVFIVIFLVLSGVFTFYLGSFYERNQADLNAFFNFHPWLYLFLIPAIAMRLWAEERKSGTIELLMTLPITRAEAVTGKFLAAWAFAGLALLLTFPMVITVNYLGEPDNGAILAGYLGSWLLAGAYLAIGSCMSALAKNQVIAFILAVVVCFIFIASGFPLVLDAFSTWAPQWLLDAVASLSFLTRFDAIGKGVIDLRDLLYFASLIAAWLAATAVVVDLKKAD
- a CDS encoding DUF4340 domain-containing protein — protein: MQRKSLLLLVVLVMALGGLFFWLQRGPEPLPVEDTHYLPGLDPQQVSGVRIERPGQPPIQVARKDGGWVMPAKEDYRAAGRLIGDLLQDLAQARKVEPKTRDPANFARLGLAEKGEGAAVRLTLERVSGAPIDVLLGKNAQQGGRLVRQPGDDQVWLIDQFLNLPPDELDWLDRRVTRIAFEDIAEVSVHYPKGETLTVYRDKPGEPNLRVRQLPKDARLPDEAAANGMALPFGNLLFNEAAPLDQVQFKGPPQLSLTLKTLDGGRLSAHLQRQGGQPWLLLDRVEGFAEGQVLARSDWAYRIEPEQAGALARRLEDMQGRKP